From Musa acuminata AAA Group cultivar baxijiao chromosome BXJ3-8, Cavendish_Baxijiao_AAA, whole genome shotgun sequence, one genomic window encodes:
- the LOC135645112 gene encoding vicilin Cor a 11.0101-like: MAIRRVEAFLFPLLLLLLSSSCLLASSSKSDPEKKRCVMECRGIPEQQQRKLCVHRCLDHSGEQESGREHNPYYFGRRSYQQWSRTEHGRLEVLERFARRSDHLLGVDNYRLAVLEAEPQTFIMPCHWDAEQVVYVMQGRGTITLLHEERRESHDIKRGDIMRVPAGVIVYAINKASNERLRVAMLLHPVSTPGQIEEYHGAAGRNPQTFYTSFSNEVLEAAFNTPWDKLERMFRSQRKGEIIKITEDQIRALNESKTESWPFGLSNEPYNLLENSPSHSNEHGQLHEATGNECEMLQDLNVDVSITNISERSMMAPNYDTRSTKLAMVVEGRGYIEMACPHRSAERRRTQEETGSQGEQRVRYRTVRSRVSRGSVFVIPAGHPAAVVAAANENLQVLCFGIRSENNRRYYLAGRNNVLNRLDRAAKAMAFGVPAEEVEEALNAQPESVFMPGPERRREEEEKWRQLIFKYAGL; encoded by the exons ATGGCCATCAGAAGAGTCGAAGCCTTCCTCTTCCCACTTCTCCTCCTGTTACTCTCCTCCAGCTGCCTCTTGGCTTCATCCTCCAAATCTGATCCAGAGAAGAAGCGTTGCGTCATGGAGTGCAGAGGCATTCCGGAGCAGCAGCAGAGGAAGCTATGCGTGCACCGGTGCTTAGACCATTCCGGCGAGCAAGAATCTGGAAGAGAGCACAACCCTTACTACTTCGGACGGCGGAGCTACCAGCAGTGGAGCAGAACGGAGCACGGCCGTTTGGAGGTGCTGGAGAGGTTTGCTCGGAGATCCGACCACTTGCTGGGCGTCGACAACTACCGCCTGGCGGTGTTGGAGGCGGAGCCGCAGACTTTTATCATGCCCTGCCATTGGGACGCCGAACAGGTGGTTTACGTAATGCAAG GGCGTGGGACGATAACACTGCTGCACGAGGAGAGGCGAGAGTCACACGATATCAAGAGAGGAGACATCATGAGGGTTCCGGCGGGGGTGATCGTGTATGCCATCAACAAAGCCAGTAATGAGAGGCTCCGAGTCGCCATGCTCCTCCACCCAGTCTCGACTCCCGGGCAGATTGAG GAGTACCATGGTGCAGCCGGGAGGAATCCACAGACCTTCTACACCAGTTTTAGCAACGAAGTACTGGAAGCTGCCTTCAAT ACTCCGTGGGATAAACTAGAGAGGATGTTTAGGAGCCAGCGGAAGGGGGAAATCATAAAGATAACCGAGGATCAGATCAGAGCATTGAATGAATCCAAAACCGAGAGTTGGCCTTTTGGACTCTCAAATGAGCCATACAATCTGCTGGAGAATAGCCCTTCTCATTCGAATGAGCATGGTCAACTACACGAGGCCACAGGTAACGAGTGCGAGATGCTCCAGGATCTGAATGTGGACGTATCCATTACTAACATCAGCGAG CGATCAATGATGGCTCCAAACTACGACACCCGGTCGACCAAGTTGGCCATGGTGGTGGAAGGAAGAGGCTACATCGAGATGGCTTGTCCCCATCGCTCCGCCGAGCGACGCAGAACCCAGGAGGAGACGGGATCCCAAGGAGAGCAGCGCGTCCGCTATCGGACCGTGAGATCGCGAGTCTCCCGTGGGTCGGTGTTCGTGATCCCCGCAGGGCACCCGGCGGCAGTCGTGGCCGCTGCTAACGAAAACCTTCAGGTCCTCTGCTTCGGGATACGGTCGGAGAACAACCGGAGGTACTACCTCGCGGGGAGGAACAACGTGCTGAACAGACTCGACAGGGCGGCGAAGGCCATGGCCTTCGGGGTCCCGGCGGAGGAAGTGGAAGAGGCGCTCAATGCGCAGCCGGAGAGCGTGTTCATGCCCGGTCCGGAGCGCCggcgggaagaagaagagaagtggcGGCAGCTTATCTTCAAATATGCCGGGTTGTGA